In Scomber japonicus isolate fScoJap1 chromosome 11, fScoJap1.pri, whole genome shotgun sequence, the genomic stretch CCATCAGGGCATTCATGGATGACCTCACAGTCACGACAGAATCGGTCCCAGGTTGCCGGTGGATTCTGAAGGGACTTGAAAGGCTAATGGATTGGGCCCGGATGCGTTTCAAACCCGCCAAATCCAGATCAATGGTGCTGAGGAAAGGGAAGGTGGAGGACAAGTTCCGGTTTACCATCTCAGGCACAGCCATCCCAACTATCTCAGAGAGGCCAGTTAAGAGCTTGGGCAAGGTCTTTGACTGCTCTCTGAGAGACACAACATCTGTCCAGTTGACATGTACTGAGTTGGAAGGCTGGCTGAAGTCCGTGGACAAGTCAGGCCTACCTGGGAAGTTCAAAGCCTGGGTATACCAGCACGGCATTCTTCCCAGGATCCTGTGGCCTCTCCTCGTCTACTCAGTCCCTATCTTAACAGTAGAGATCTTGGAGAGGAAGGTCAGCAACCACCTCCGGAGATGGCTTGGACTACCTAAGACCCTAAGCAGCATTGCACTCTACGGGAACAGCAACAAACTGCAACTGCCCTTCAAATCCTTGGAGGAGGAATTCAAAGTAACCAGAGCCAGAGAAGTGGTTCAGTACAGGGACTCATGTGATCCGAAGGTGGTTAAGGCAGGGATCCAAGTGAGGACTGGCAGGAAATGGAGGGCAGAGGAAGCAGTCGAAGAGGCTGATGCAAGGCTGCGGCACAGGAGCCTGGTGGGAGTGGTCACTCGAGGTCGAGCTGGGCTTGGATCCTTTCCAACCCCCCAATTTAACACCAGGCGGAGGGAAGCGCGGCGACTTGTTCAGGACGAGGTGAGAGCAGTAGTGGAGGAGACAAGAACCTGCAAGGCGGTGGGAATGAAGCAACAGGGTGCTTGGACAAGGTGGGAGAATGCTGTTGAGCGAAAAGTGACCTGGGCTGAGCTCTGGAAAGCCGAGCCACAACGCATAAAATTCCTAATCCAGGCAGTGTATGACGTACTCCCAAGCCCGTCAAACCTGCACACATGGGGCATAGCTGAGACACCAGCATGCCCTCTGTGCTCCAAGCGAGGAACCCTGGAACACATCCTAAGCTCCTGTTCAAGGGCACTTGGAGATGGACGGTACAGGTGGAGGCATGACCAAGTCCTTAAGACCATCGCTGAAGCCATAAGCACAGGACTGGCGTGGGCAAAACAGTTCCGTCCCTCCAAGAAGACCATCGCCTTTGTCAGAGCTGGGGACAAGCCAACTCCTGCCAGAAGAACATCAGCAGGCATCCTGACGTCTGCAAGAGACTGGCAGTTGTTGGTGGACCTTGAACATCAGCTGAAGTTCCCCAGCCACATCGCAGTCACCACTCTGCGACCAGACATTGTCCTTGTGTCTGAGTCCACCAAACAAGCGGTGCTTCTTGAGCTGACAGTCCCGTGGGAAGACCGCTTGGAAGAAGCCTTCGAGAGAAAGCTCTCCAAGTACGCAGGGCTGGTCAGCGACTGCCATCAAGCTGGTTGGAGAGCGAGGTGTTTCCCGGTGGAGGTTGGATGTCGAGGATTTGCAGCCCGTTCTTTGGCAAGAGCCTTCAGCTACTTAGGCAttgatggagagaggaagaggagagccaTCCGCAGTTCCACCGAAGCGGCAGAAAGGGCCTCAAGATGGCTGTGGCTCAAAAGAGGAGTACCATGGAGTCATGGTAGTTAGCTAGCCGTCTGGACACAAGCCGGGACTTGATCAATCCCGGTTGGGTCACCTGGAGGAGGGCGTATGATTGTTGAAAGACCCGAAACGTCCAATGAGTCCAGgcacatcactgatgatgtgtccAGACTAGGCATCAGAAGATGTATGTACacagtctatctatctatctatcatctatgtatctgtgtatctatctatctatctatctatctatctatctatctatctatctatctatctatctatctatctatctatctatctaactatctatctatctatctatcttaatttaattagactaaatgatttttaatcctcaaatctttactttgaatggcaccgggcagaccttcacacacacacagacacacacaaaaaacatgtgtgtctttcaaactgtctatctatctatttatctatctatttatctacctacgtatctatctatctatctatctatctatctatctatctatctatctattatatatggatatgtgtatatgtgtatctatctatctagctatctgtctatgtatctatgtatctatctatgtatctatctatctatctaactatctatctatctatctatctatctatctatctatctatctatctatatatctatctatctatctatctaactatctatctatctatctatcttaatttaattagactaaatgatttttaatcctcaaatctttactttgaatggcaccgggcagaccttcacacacacacagacacacacaaaaaacatgtgtgtctttcaaactatctatctatctatttatctatctatttatctacctacgtatctatctatctatctatctatctatctatctatctatctatctatctatctatctatctatctatctatctatctatctatctatctatctattatatatggatatgtgtatatgtgtatctatctatctagctatctgtctatgtatctatgtatctatctatgtatctatctatctatctaactatctatctatctatctatctatctatctatctatctatctatctatctatctatctatataactatctatctatctatctatctatctatctatctatctatctatctatctatctatctatctatctatataactatctatctatctatctatctatctatctatctatctatctttctatctgtgtatctatctatctatctatctatctatctatctatctatctatctatctatctatctatctatctatctatctgtctatctaactatctatctatctatctatctatctatctatctatctatctatctatctatctatctatctatctatctatctattatatatggatatgtgtatatgtgtatctatctatctagctatctgtctatgtatctatgtatctatctatgtatctatctatctatctaactatctatctatctatctatctatctatctatctatctatctatctatctatctatctatctatatatctatctatctatctatctatctatctatctatctatctatctatctatctatctatctatgtatctatctatctatctatgtatctgtgtatctatctatgtatctatctatctagctaactatctatctatctatctatctatctatctatctatctgtctatgtatctatgtatctatctatgtatctatctatctagctaactatctatctatctatctatctatctatctatctatctatctatctatctatctatctatctatctatctatctatctatctatctatctatcgatctacctacctacctatctatctatctatctatctatctatctatctatctatctatctatctatctatctatctatctatctatctatctatctatctatctatctatctatcttaattcaatgagactaaatgattataaattgtcaaatctttactttaaatggcacttggcagaccttcacacacacacagacacaaaaaaatgtgtgtctttcaaactatctatctatctatctatctatctatctatctatctatctatctatctatctatctatctatctatctatctatctatctatctatctatctatgtatctgtgtatctatctatctatctatgtatctgtgtatctatctatctatctatctatctatctatctatctatctatctatctatctatctaactatctatctatctatctatcttaatttaattagactaaatgatttttaatcctcaaatctttactttgaatggcaccgggcagaccttcacacacacacagacacacacaaaaaacatgtgtgtctttcaaactgtctatctatgtatttatctatctatttatctacctacgtatctatctatctatctatctatctatctaactatctatctatctatctatcttaatttaattagactaaatgatttttaatcctcaaatctttactttgaatggcaccgggcagaccttcacacacacacacacacacacaaaaaacatgtgtgtctttcaaactatctatctatctatttatctatctatttatctacctacgtatctatctatctatctatctatctatctatctatctatctatctattttaattcaatgagactaaatgattataaattgtcaaatctttactttaaatggcacctggcagaccttcacacacacacagacacaaaaaaatgtgtgtctttcaaactatctatctatctatctatctatctatctatctatctatctatctatctatctatctatctatctatctatctatctatctatgtatctgtgtatctatctatctatctatgtatctgtgtatctatctatatatctatctatctatctatctatctatctatctatctatctatttattatatatggatatgtgtatatgtgtatctatctatctagctatctgtctatgtatctatgtatctatctatgtatctatctatctatctaactatctatctatctatctatctatctatctatctatctatctgtctatatatctatgtatctgtgtatctatctatctatctatctatctgtctatgtatctatgtatctatctatgtatctatctatctatctatctatctatctatctatctatctatgtatctgtgtatctatctatctatctatgtatctgtgtatctatctatctatctatctatctatctatctatctatctatctatctatttattatatatggatatgtgtatatgtgtatctatctatctagctatctgtctatgtatctatgtatctatctatgtatctatctatctagctaactatctatctatctatctatctatctatctatctatctttctatctatctatctatctatctatctatctatctatctatctatctgtttgtttatctatctatctatcatatatgtatatgtgtctgtgtatctatctatctagctatctgtctatgtatctatgtatctatctatgtatctatctatctagctaactatctatctatctatctatctatctatctaactatctatctatctatctatctatctatctatctatctatctatctatcatatatgtatctatctatctatctatctatctgtctatctatctatgtatctgtgtatctatctatgtatctatctatctagctaactatctatctatctatctatctatctatatatctatctatctatctatctatctatctatctatctatctatctatctatctaactatctatctatctatctatcttaatttaattagactaaatgattttcaatcctcaaatctttactttgaatggcaccgggcagaccttcacacacacacagacacacacaaaaaacatgtgtgtctttcaaactatctatctatctatttatctatctatttatctacctacgtatctatctatctatctatctatctatctatctatctatctatctatctatctatctatctatctatctatctattatatatggatatgtgtatctatctatctagctatctgtctatgtatctatgtatctatctatgtatctatctatctatctaactatctatctatctatctatctatctatctatctatctatctatctatctatctatctatctatctatctatctatctatctatctatctatctatctatctatctatctatgtatctatctatctatctatgtatctgtgtatctatctatgtatctatctatctatctatctatctatctatctatctatctatcatctatgtatctgtgtatatatctatctatctatctatctatctatctatctatctatctatctatctatctatgaatctatctatctatctatctgtctatctatctatctatctatctatctatctatctatctatctatctatctatctatctatctatctatgaatctatctatctatctatctatctatctatctatctatctatctatctatctatctatctatctatctatctatctaactatctatctatctatctatctatctatctatctatgtatctgtgtatctatctatctatctatctatctatctatctatctatctgtgtatctgtgtatctatctatctatctatctatctatctatctatctatctatctatctatctatctatctatctatctatctatctatctatctatctatctatcttaattcaatgagactaaatgattataaattgtcaaatctttactttaaatggcacctggcagaccttcacacacacacagacacaaaaaaatgtgtgtctttcaaactatctatctatctatctatctatctatctatctatctatctatctatctatctatctatctatctatctatctatctatctatctatctatctatctatctatctatctatctatctatgtatctgtgtatctatctatctatctatgtatctgtgtatctatctatctatctgtgtatctatctatctatctatgtatctgtgtatctatctatctatctatctatctatctatctatctatctatctatctaactatctatctatctatctatctatctatctatctatctatctatctatctatctatctatctatctatctatctatctatctaactatctatctatctatctatcttaatttaattagactaaatgatttttaatcctcaaatctttactttgaatggcaccgggcagaccttcacatacacacagacacacacaaaaaacatgtgtgtctttcaaactatctatctatctatttatatatctatttatctacctacgtatctatctatctatctatctatctatctatctatctatctatctatctatctatctatctatctatctatctatctatctatctatctatttatctatctatctatctatctatctatctattatatatggatatgtgtatatgtgtatctatctatctagctatctgtctatgtatctatgtatctatctatgtatctatctatctatctaactatctatctatctatctatctatctatctatctatctatctatctatctaactatctatctatctatctatctatctatctatctatctatctatctatctacctacctacctatctatctatctatctatctatctatctatctatctatctatctatctatctatctatctatctatctatctatctatctatctgtctgtctatctatctatctatcatatatgtatatgtgtatatgtgtatctatctatctagctatctgtctatgtatctatgtatctatctatgtatctatctatctgtgtatctgtgtatctatctatctatctatctatctatctatctatctatctatctatttatctatctatctatctatctatctatctatctatctatctatctacctatctatctatctatctatctatctatctatctatctatctatctatcttaattcaatgagactaaatgattataaattgtcaaatctttactttaaatggcacctggcagaccttcacacacacacagacacaaaaaaatgtgtgtctttcaaacgatctatctatctatctatctatctatctatctatctatctatctatctatctatctatctatctatctatctatctatgtatctgtgtatctatctatctatctatgtatctgtgtatctatctatctatctgtgtatctatctatctatctatgtatctgtgtatctatctatctatctatctatctatctatctatctatctatctatctatctatctatctatctatgtatctgtgtatctatctatctatctatgtatctgtgtatctatctatctatctatctatctatctatctatctatctatctatctatctatctatctatctatctatctatctatctatctaactatctatctatctatctatctatctatctatctatctatctatctatctatctatctatctatctatgtatctatctatctatctgtgtatctatctatgtatctatctatctagctaactatctatctatctatctatctatctatctgtctatgtatctatgtatctatgtatctatctatgtatctatctatctagctaactatctatctatctatctatctatctatctatctatctatctatctatctatctatctatctacctacctacctatctatctatctatctatctatctatctatctatctgtctgtctatctatctatctatcatatatgtatatgtgtatatgtgtatctatctatctagctatctgtctatgtatctatgtatctatctatgtatctatctatctagctaactatctatctatctatctatctatctatctatctatcatctatgtatctgtgtatctatctatctatctatctatctatctatctatctatctatctatctatctatctatctatctatctatctatctatctatctatctgtctatctatctatgtatctgtgtatctatctatctatctatctatctgtctatgtatctatgtatctatctatgtatctatctatctgtctgtctatctatctatctatcatatatgtatatgtgtatatgtgtatctatctatctagctatctgtctatgtatctatgtatctatctatgtatctatctatctagctaactatctatctatctatctatctatctatctttctatctatctatctatctatctatctatctatctatctatctgtttgtttatctatctatctatcatatagttatatgtgtctgtgtatctatctatctagctatctgtctatgtatctatctatgtatctatctatctagctaactatctatctatctatctatctatctatctatctatcta encodes the following:
- the LOC128367697 gene encoding uncharacterized protein LOC128367697 is translated as MNSMEKYPQGCPRGGEDEHPSRTDTTLTDPGNGQTTTSTQCTCGKVCKNIRGLKIHQSRMKCLLGAAATLRTGVTPGETQEVPGPESPHSAQNLQVLQTNPSSIKSDRRWIKWPAASMTTLWKQFDDDVDHILEATAKGEADRKLQALTTIIVSIAAERFGEEEKKTVTTTYSKNQRAVKIHNIRQEMKALKSQYKAAGQEERTGLAQLMCILRKKIRVLRRAEWHRRRRRERARKRASFIANPFKFTKDLLGQKRSGKLASSQGDIDQHLKQAYSDPAREQELGECKHLIDPPVPEVQFDMSELQLKEVREVVHKARASSAPGPSGTSYKVYKNCPKLLLRLWKILRVFWRRGRIPEQWRVAEGVWIPKEENSTRLDQFRIISLLCVEAKVFFSTVSKRLCTYLAKNTYIDTSVQKGGISGMSGCLEHTGVVTQLIREARENKGNLSVLWLDLANAFGSIPHKLVQLTLMKHHVPSRCRDLIADYYSNFRMRVSSGAITSSWHKVEIGIITGCTISVTLFSLAMNMLTKSAEPECRGPRMISGQRQPPIRAFMDDLTVTTESVPGCRWILKGLERLMDWARMRFKPAKSRSMVLRKGKVEDKFRFTISGTAIPTISERPVKSLGKVFDCSLRDTTSVQLTCTELEGWLKSVDKSGLPGKFKAWVYQHGILPRILWPLLVYSVPILTVEILERKVSNHLRRWLGLPKTLSSIALYGNSNKLQLPFKSLEEEFKVTRAREVVQYRDSCDPKVVKAGIQVRTGRKWRAEEAVEEADARLRHRSLVGVVTRGRAGLGSFPTPQFNTRRREARRLVQDEVRAVVEETRTCKAVGMKQQGAWTRWENAVERKVTWAELWKAEPQRIKFLIQAVYDVLPSPSNLHTWGIAETPACPLCSKRGTLEHILSSCSRALGDGRYRWRHDQVLKTIAEAISTGLAWAKQFRPSKKTIAFVRAGDKPTPARRTSAGILTSARDWQLLVDLEHQLKFPSHIAVTTLRPDIVLVSESTKQAVLLELTVPWEDRLEEAFERKLSKYAGLVSDCHQAGWRARCFPVEVGCRGFAARSLARAFSYLGIDGERKRRAIRSSTEAAERASRWLWLKRGVPWSHGS